A section of the Streptomyces xinghaiensis S187 genome encodes:
- a CDS encoding NUDIX domain-containing protein, whose amino-acid sequence MGTPDIRDTPEEWRVTATETPFTGNKTGVRTDEVVMPDGSTARRDYQTHPGSVAVLALDERDRVLLLRQYRHPVRQKLWEIPAGLLDVPGENPLHAAQRELYEEAHVKAEDWRVLTDVYTSPGGCDEAVRIFLAREISAVEGERFEVSEEEADMELARVPLAELVRGVLAGDLHNNCLVVGVLALTAVRASGGPETLRPAGAPWPARPFS is encoded by the coding sequence ATGGGCACCCCCGACATCCGGGACACCCCGGAGGAGTGGCGGGTCACCGCCACCGAGACCCCGTTCACCGGCAACAAGACCGGCGTCCGCACGGACGAGGTCGTCATGCCGGACGGGTCCACCGCCCGCCGCGACTACCAGACGCACCCCGGCTCGGTGGCGGTCCTCGCCCTGGACGAGCGGGACCGGGTCCTGCTGCTGCGCCAGTACCGGCACCCGGTGCGGCAGAAGCTCTGGGAGATCCCGGCCGGCCTGCTCGACGTGCCGGGGGAGAACCCGCTGCACGCCGCCCAGCGGGAGCTGTACGAGGAGGCGCACGTCAAGGCCGAGGACTGGCGCGTCCTCACGGACGTCTACACCTCGCCCGGCGGCTGCGACGAGGCGGTGCGGATCTTCCTCGCCCGGGAGATCTCCGCGGTCGAGGGCGAGCGCTTCGAAGTCTCCGAGGAGGAGGCGGACATGGAGCTGGCCCGGGTGCCGCTGGCGGAGCTCGTCCGGGGGGTGCTGGCGGGCGATCTGCACAACAACTGCCTGGTGGTCGGCGTGCTCGCGCTGACGGCGGTACGCGCCTCCGGCGGCCCGGAGACGCTCCGCCCGGCCGGGGCGCCGTGGCCGGCCCGGCCGTTCTCCTGA